The following proteins come from a genomic window of Halanaerobiaceae bacterium ANBcell28:
- the fusA gene encoding elongation factor G, with protein sequence MARQFPLKKTRNIGIMAHIDAGKTTTTERILYYTGRVHKIGETHDGASVMDWMEQEQERGITITSAATTCQWKDHRINIIDTPGHVDFTVEVERSLRVLDGAIALFCSVGGVEPQSETVWRQADKYKVPRIAFVNKMDRMGADFYQVVEMMKERLGANAIPVQIPIGKEDDFRGVVDLISMDAIIYQDDMGIDYERQEIPEDYQEKADEYREMLIETLAEKDDDLMMRYLEGEEIEEKEIRSLLRESVINVDMIPVLCGSAFKNKGVQLLMDSVVEFMPSPVDVPAVKGINPETNEEDNRPSSDDAPFSALAFKIMADPYVGKLAFFRVYSGILEAGSYVYNSTKDNRERVGRILQMHANHREERDDVYAGDLAAAVGLKNTSTGDTLCDQDSPIILESMEFPEPVIAVAIEPKSKADQDKLGMALQRLAEEDPTFRVKTDEETGQTIIEGMGELHLEIIVDRLLREFKVDANIGKPQVAYRETITQTINSVEGKFVRQSGGRGQYGHVVIDIEPLGEGGGFEFENKIVGGSIPKEYISPVEDGIVEAMENGILAGYPMVDLKVTLHDGSYHDVDSSEMAFKIAGSIGFKEGAKKARPVILEPLMKVEVVVPEEYMGDVIGDLNGRRGQVLGMEPRANAQVVRANVPLSEMFGYATDLRSKTQGRATYTMQFSHYQAAPKSIAEEIIGE encoded by the coding sequence ATGGCCCGTCAATTTCCTTTAAAGAAAACTCGTAATATTGGAATCATGGCACATATAGATGCGGGGAAAACAACAACGACAGAAAGAATACTCTACTATACTGGTAGGGTGCATAAGATTGGCGAAACACATGATGGAGCTTCAGTTATGGATTGGATGGAGCAAGAACAGGAAAGGGGCATCACTATTACCTCAGCTGCTACTACCTGTCAGTGGAAAGATCATCGTATAAATATTATAGATACGCCCGGACACGTGGACTTTACAGTTGAAGTTGAAAGATCTCTGCGAGTATTAGATGGTGCTATTGCTTTATTCTGTTCAGTTGGAGGTGTTGAGCCCCAATCAGAAACAGTTTGGCGTCAGGCCGATAAATATAAAGTTCCCAGAATTGCTTTTGTAAATAAAATGGATAGGATGGGTGCTGATTTTTATCAAGTTGTAGAAATGATGAAGGAAAGACTTGGTGCAAATGCTATCCCAGTACAAATACCTATAGGTAAAGAAGATGATTTTAGAGGTGTAGTTGATTTAATAAGCATGGATGCAATCATCTATCAAGATGATATGGGAATAGATTATGAGAGACAAGAAATACCTGAAGATTATCAGGAAAAAGCAGATGAATATAGAGAAATGTTGATTGAAACTTTAGCTGAAAAAGATGATGATTTAATGATGAGGTATCTAGAAGGTGAAGAAATTGAAGAAAAAGAGATCAGGTCTCTTTTAAGAGAATCAGTAATAAATGTAGATATGATTCCTGTTTTATGTGGTTCTGCTTTTAAAAATAAAGGAGTTCAATTGTTAATGGACTCAGTAGTAGAATTTATGCCTTCACCTGTTGATGTACCTGCAGTAAAAGGTATTAACCCAGAAACTAATGAGGAAGATAATAGACCATCAAGTGATGATGCGCCTTTCTCTGCATTAGCTTTTAAGATTATGGCTGATCCCTATGTTGGTAAATTAGCCTTCTTTAGAGTTTATTCAGGTATATTAGAAGCCGGCTCTTACGTGTATAACTCCACTAAAGATAATCGTGAAAGAGTAGGACGTATTTTGCAGATGCATGCAAACCATCGTGAAGAAAGAGATGATGTGTATGCAGGTGACTTAGCTGCTGCTGTTGGCTTGAAAAATACTAGTACAGGAGATACTCTATGTGATCAGGATAGTCCTATAATTCTTGAATCTATGGAGTTCCCAGAACCAGTTATTGCTGTTGCTATTGAACCAAAAAGTAAGGCAGATCAAGATAAATTAGGAATGGCTTTACAACGTTTAGCTGAAGAAGATCCAACTTTCAGGGTTAAGACTGATGAAGAAACAGGTCAGACTATTATTGAAGGTATGGGTGAATTACATTTAGAAATTATTGTTGACCGTCTATTAAGAGAGTTCAAAGTAGATGCAAATATCGGTAAACCACAGGTAGCATACAGAGAAACAATAACACAAACAATTAATAGCGTTGAAGGTAAATTTGTACGCCAAAGTGGTGGACGTGGACAATATGGTCATGTTGTAATTGATATAGAGCCTCTTGGAGAAGGCGGAGGTTTTGAGTTCGAGAATAAAATTGTTGGTGGATCAATACCAAAAGAGTATATATCACCTGTTGAAGATGGTATTGTAGAAGCTATGGAAAATGGTATTTTAGCTGGTTATCCAATGGTTGACCTAAAAGTTACATTGCATGATGGAAGCTATCATGACGTTGACTCTTCAGAAATGGCCTTTAAAATAGCTGGATCTATTGGTTTTAAAGAAGGTGCTAAAAAAGCAAGGCCTGTGATCTTAGAACCGCTTATGAAAGTGGAAGTGGTTGTACCTGAAGAATATATGGGAGACGTTATTGGTGATCTTAATGGTCGTCGTGGTCAAGTTCTTGGAATGGAACCTCGTGCTAATGCGCAAGTTGTTAGAGCAAATGTTCCATTATCAGAGATGTTTGGTTACGCAACTGATCTTAGATCAAAAACACAAGGTCGTGCAACCTATACAATGCAATTTTCACATTATCAAGCAGCGCCAAAAAGCATTGCTGAAGAAATCATTGGAGAATAA
- the rpsG gene encoding 30S ribosomal protein S7 — protein MRKNRADLRKVDPDPIYNSVSVTRMINKLMLDGKKSLAESIFYDAMDLIEEKTEEKGIEVLKKAMDNVRPALEVKSRRVGGSNYQVPIEVNDRRGLSLSIRWIVDSARNRGERTMTERYANELIDAANDTGGAVKKKEEAHRMAEANRAFAHYRW, from the coding sequence ATGCGAAAAAATAGAGCTGACCTAAGAAAGGTTGATCCAGACCCTATATATAATAGTGTTAGTGTAACTAGAATGATCAACAAACTCATGTTGGACGGCAAGAAAAGTCTAGCTGAAAGCATATTTTATGATGCAATGGATTTGATTGAAGAAAAGACAGAAGAAAAAGGCATTGAGGTCTTAAAAAAAGCTATGGACAATGTAAGACCTGCACTTGAAGTTAAATCTCGTCGTGTTGGTGGTTCTAACTACCAAGTACCAATCGAAGTCAATGACCGTAGGGGTTTAAGTCTTTCAATAAGGTGGATAGTTGATTCAGCGCGTAACAGAGGCGAGAGAACCATGACTGAGCGTTATGCTAATGAATTGATAGATGCTGCCAATGATACTGGAGGGGCTGTAAAGAAAAAAGAAGAAGCCCACAGGATGGCTGAAGCTAATAGAGCATTTGCTCACTATAGATGGTAA
- the rpsL gene encoding 30S ribosomal protein S12 — translation MPTISQLVRKGRKEVTKKTTAPALQGSPQKRGVCTRVSTITPKKPNSALRKVARVRMTNGIEVTAYIPGIGHNLQEHSVVLVRGGRVKDLPGVRYHIVRGALDTAGVEDRKQGRSKYGAKKPK, via the coding sequence ATGCCAACAATTAGTCAGTTAGTTCGCAAAGGTAGGAAAGAAGTTACTAAAAAAACAACAGCGCCAGCATTACAGGGGTCTCCTCAAAAAAGAGGCGTTTGTACTAGAGTTTCAACTATTACTCCTAAGAAACCTAACTCAGCCCTAAGAAAAGTAGCTCGTGTTAGGATGACCAATGGTATTGAGGTTACGGCTTATATACCGGGTATTGGTCATAATTTACAGGAACACTCTGTAGTATTGGTTAGAGGTGGTAGGGTTAAAGACTTACCAGGTGTTAGGTATCATATTGTAAGAGGAGCTCTTGACACTGCAGGTGTTGAAGATCGTAAACAAGGACGATCAAAATATGGAGCTAAGAAACCAAAGTAA
- a CDS encoding ribosomal L7Ae/L30e/S12e/Gadd45 family protein gives MLAELNNEKKRVVGKKQTLSVIKEGKADKVFLAEDVEKHIYNEIYQISKENKVIVITVDSRLKLGRACGIDVSAACAALLK, from the coding sequence ATGCTAGCAGAACTTAATAATGAAAAAAAGAGAGTTGTTGGCAAAAAACAGACGTTAAGCGTCATAAAAGAAGGAAAAGCTGACAAAGTTTTTCTTGCCGAAGATGTTGAGAAGCATATATATAATGAAATATATCAAATTAGCAAAGAAAATAAAGTAATAGTCATTACAGTTGATAGTAGATTAAAATTAGGTAGAGCTTGTGGTATTGATGTTTCAGCTGCATGTGCTGCTTTATTAAAGTAA
- the rpoC gene encoding DNA-directed RNA polymerase subunit beta', producing MFNVNNFDSMKISIAAPEQIRDWSRGEVKKPETINYRTLKPEKDGLFCEKIFGPTKDYECHCGKYKRVRYKGVVCDRCGVEVTRSKVRRERMGHIELAASCTHIWYFKGIPSRLGLILDMSPRALEKIIYFVSYVVLDPGDTPLNNKQLLSESEYREAYSKYSDTFEAGMGAEAIKALLSQIDVAEEVKELKMEIKQASGQRRKRAIRRLEVMDGLNNSGIKPEWLVLEVIPVIPPDLRPMVQLDGGRFATSDLNDLYRRVINRNNRLKRLLDLGAPEIIIRNEKRMLQEAVDALIDNGRRGRPVTGAGNRPLKSLSDMLKGKQGRFRQNLLGKRVDYSGRSVIVIGPNLELHQCGLPKKMALELFKPFVMKGLVDKGLAHNIKNAKRMVENVDDNVWGVLEEVIEDHPVLLNRAPTLHRLGIQAFEPVLVEGKAIKLHPLVCTAYNADFDGDQMAVHVPLSAEAQTEARLLMLSTNNLLAPADGHPVTVPTQDMILGLFYLTTIGEGKKGEAKIFATASEAIKAYDTKKIDLQARIKVRLSGGIIETSVGRIIFNEALPVDMEYVNEQMDKSKIGDLVADLQETYGNVETARSLDKIKVLGYDFATRSGISIAVSDALIPEVKTQILNSADEEVWNIEKHYKRGAITENERYHKVVDIWNKAKDDVTEALISNLDEDNNIFIMATSGARGNKSQISQLAGMRGLMADPSGKILDIPIRSSFREGLNVMEFFISTHGARKGLADTAIRTADSGYLTRRLVDVSQDVIVREDDCGTEEGTLVTAIGGKGDNAVETLTERCVGRTAREDIVDPETGEVLVEANQLIRRADMKKINAAGIEEVKIRSVLTCETNHGVCRKCYGVNLANNKLVDIGEAIGIIAAQSIGEPGTQLTMRTFHTGGVAGDDITQGLPRVEELFEGRTPKGQAILTEKSGYVKIISKKNSRRVVIEDEDGKKKTYQLPYGSQISVKDGQLVEAGDKLTEGPLDPTILLKVKGEEVVQKYILEEVQNVYRSQGVETNDKHIEVIIRQMLRKLKVVNSGDSNFLPGSLVNRHELKAVNEKIIEGNGEPATVKSEILGITKASLATDSFLSAASFQETTRVLTESALAGKVDSLMGLKENVIIGQLIPAGTGMRRYRDIDMVDENGLPLTNMMDEIIEE from the coding sequence TTGTTTAATGTCAATAACTTTGATTCGATGAAAATCAGTATAGCGGCACCTGAGCAGATTAGAGATTGGTCGAGGGGTGAAGTTAAGAAGCCGGAAACCATAAATTATAGGACTTTGAAACCAGAAAAAGACGGTCTTTTCTGCGAAAAGATTTTTGGTCCAACAAAAGATTATGAGTGTCATTGTGGCAAATATAAGCGTGTAAGATATAAAGGAGTAGTTTGTGATCGTTGTGGTGTTGAAGTAACCCGTTCTAAGGTGCGACGTGAAAGAATGGGCCATATTGAATTGGCTGCATCATGTACGCATATATGGTATTTTAAAGGTATTCCTAGTCGTTTGGGCCTTATATTAGATATGTCCCCGAGAGCATTAGAAAAGATAATTTATTTTGTTTCATATGTGGTCCTGGATCCTGGGGATACACCTTTGAATAACAAACAATTATTATCGGAAAGTGAATATAGAGAAGCTTACAGTAAATACAGTGATACATTTGAAGCTGGTATGGGTGCTGAAGCAATTAAGGCTTTATTATCGCAAATAGATGTAGCTGAAGAAGTAAAAGAACTCAAAATGGAAATAAAACAAGCTAGTGGACAGAGGCGCAAAAGGGCAATTAGAAGATTGGAAGTAATGGATGGATTAAATAATTCTGGTATAAAACCAGAATGGCTTGTTTTAGAAGTTATTCCTGTTATTCCACCTGATCTTAGGCCGATGGTTCAATTGGATGGAGGCAGATTTGCTACATCAGATTTAAATGATTTATATCGAAGAGTAATCAATAGAAATAATAGATTGAAAAGATTATTGGATCTCGGTGCACCTGAAATTATTATTAGAAATGAAAAAAGAATGTTGCAAGAAGCTGTTGATGCTTTAATTGATAATGGTAGAAGGGGAAGGCCTGTTACAGGTGCAGGCAATAGACCTTTGAAATCATTAAGTGATATGTTGAAAGGTAAACAAGGTCGTTTCCGTCAAAATTTACTAGGTAAACGTGTTGATTATTCAGGAAGGTCTGTTATTGTAATTGGACCAAATTTAGAATTGCATCAATGTGGTTTGCCTAAGAAAATGGCATTAGAATTATTTAAACCCTTTGTGATGAAAGGTTTGGTTGATAAAGGTTTAGCTCACAATATCAAAAACGCAAAACGTATGGTTGAAAACGTTGATGATAATGTATGGGGAGTTTTGGAGGAAGTAATTGAAGATCACCCTGTCTTGTTGAATAGAGCTCCTACTCTTCATAGGTTAGGAATACAGGCTTTTGAACCAGTACTTGTAGAGGGTAAGGCTATTAAGCTCCACCCACTCGTCTGTACAGCATATAACGCGGATTTTGATGGTGATCAAATGGCTGTACATGTACCTTTATCTGCTGAAGCTCAAACAGAAGCAAGATTGTTAATGCTTTCAACAAATAATTTATTAGCACCTGCTGATGGTCATCCAGTTACTGTTCCAACGCAGGATATGATCTTAGGCTTATTCTATCTAACTACTATAGGTGAAGGTAAAAAAGGTGAAGCTAAGATATTTGCTACTGCAAGTGAGGCAATAAAAGCTTATGATACCAAAAAGATAGACTTGCAGGCTAGGATAAAAGTAAGATTATCAGGAGGAATTATTGAAACTTCCGTAGGGAGAATAATTTTTAATGAGGCATTGCCTGTTGATATGGAATATGTGAATGAACAAATGGATAAAAGTAAAATCGGAGATTTAGTTGCTGATTTACAAGAAACTTATGGTAACGTTGAAACAGCTAGGTCTTTAGATAAAATTAAAGTTTTGGGTTATGATTTTGCTACTAGATCAGGAATAAGTATAGCGGTTAGTGACGCTTTAATACCTGAAGTTAAAACCCAAATATTAAATTCTGCTGATGAAGAAGTATGGAATATTGAAAAACATTATAAACGCGGAGCGATTACGGAGAATGAACGTTATCATAAGGTTGTTGATATTTGGAATAAAGCAAAAGATGATGTAACTGAGGCCTTAATAAGTAATTTAGATGAAGACAATAATATATTTATAATGGCTACATCTGGAGCTCGTGGTAATAAATCTCAGATTTCTCAATTAGCAGGTATGCGTGGATTAATGGCTGATCCATCAGGTAAAATTTTAGATATACCCATTAGATCTAGTTTCCGTGAAGGATTGAATGTTATGGAATTTTTCATTTCAACTCATGGTGCTAGGAAAGGATTAGCGGATACGGCTATTAGGACAGCTGATTCAGGATATTTAACTAGACGTCTTGTTGATGTATCCCAGGATGTTATAGTTAGAGAAGATGATTGTGGCACAGAAGAGGGTACGTTGGTCACGGCTATTGGTGGCAAAGGAGACAATGCAGTTGAAACACTTACTGAACGTTGCGTTGGCAGAACTGCCAGAGAAGATATTGTGGACCCCGAAACGGGAGAAGTTCTAGTTGAGGCTAATCAATTAATAAGAAGAGCTGATATGAAGAAAATAAATGCAGCAGGAATTGAAGAAGTAAAAATTCGTTCTGTTTTAACATGTGAGACTAATCATGGTGTTTGTCGAAAATGTTATGGTGTGAATCTAGCAAATAACAAATTAGTTGATATAGGAGAAGCTATAGGTATTATAGCTGCTCAATCAATCGGGGAACCTGGCACACAGCTTACTATGAGAACATTCCATACTGGTGGTGTTGCTGGAGATGATATCACACAAGGTCTGCCTAGAGTTGAAGAATTATTTGAGGGTAGAACACCTAAGGGCCAGGCGATACTTACTGAAAAATCTGGTTATGTTAAAATTATCAGCAAAAAGAATAGTCGCCGAGTTGTTATTGAAGATGAAGATGGTAAGAAAAAGACATATCAATTACCATATGGATCTCAAATAAGCGTAAAAGATGGTCAGTTAGTCGAAGCTGGAGATAAATTAACCGAAGGACCTCTTGATCCAACAATACTATTAAAAGTAAAAGGTGAAGAAGTAGTACAAAAATATATTCTAGAAGAGGTTCAAAACGTTTATCGTTCCCAGGGTGTTGAAACCAATGATAAACATATTGAAGTAATAATTAGACAAATGTTGCGAAAACTTAAGGTTGTAAACTCTGGAGATAGCAATTTCTTGCCAGGTAGTCTTGTGAATAGACATGAATTAAAAGCGGTTAACGAAAAAATAATCGAGGGAAACGGAGAACCAGCTACAGTAAAATCCGAAATACTTGGGATTACTAAAGCGTCATTAGCTACAGACAGCTTCTTGTCAGCCGCATCTTTCCAGGAAACAACAAGAGTATTGACAGAATCTGCTTTGGCTGGAAAAGTTGATTCTCTAATGGGTCTAAAAGAAAACGTTATAATAGGCCAGTTGATACCGGCAGGAACTGGAATGAGAAGATATCGCGATATTGATATGGTAGATGAAAATGGTCTTCCTTTAACTAACATGATGGATGAGATTATAGAAGAATAA
- the rpoB gene encoding DNA-directed RNA polymerase subunit beta, with product MANLKRERYSFAKFEDALEVPDLIQTQVESYDQFLDKGLKEVFEEVSPIEDFSENLILEFVDYYLADPNYKVEECRERDATYSAPLQVKVRLINRETGEVKEQEVFMGDFPLMTDRGTFIINGAERVVVNQLIRSSGVYFDDERTKDGRRLISANLIPNRGAWIEFEFDKKRIVSVRVDRTRKMPSTVLFRALGYSSDVELLELFGEHDVIQDTIERDNTDSTDEALIELYKRLRPGEPPTVESAKNLIESLFFDPKRYDMAAVGRYKLNKKLELDVDINKRCLDKKDIVETVRYMLKLIDRHPDAIIDDIDHLGNRRLKTVGELLQNQFRIGLSRMERVVKERMTIQDIDVVTPQALINTRPVVASIQEFFGSSQLSQFMDQTNPLSELAHKRRVSALGPGGLSRDRAGFEVRDVHHSHYGRICPIETPEGPNIGLIGQMSTYAKINPFGFVETPYRKVVDGKPSYDIEYLTADEEDRYIVAQANESVDENGYFANEHVICRYKGEILEMEPEKIDYMDVSPKQLVGVSASMIPFLENDDANRALMGANMQRQAVPLLMPDAPVVGTGMEYKAAKDSGAVIVAKNSGTAVKVTGDNILIKTDDGNIDSYRLLKFKRSNQGSCVNQRPIVRRGDRVEKGDTIADGPSTEHGEMALGRNTLIAFMPWEGYNYEDAILISERLVQEDAFTSIHIEEHEAEARDTKLGPEEITRDIPNVGEAALKNLDDRGIIRVGAEVKEGDILVGKVTPKGETELSAEERLLRAIFGEKAREVRDTSLKVPHGEQGIVVDVKVFSREQGDELKPGVNRLVRVYIATKRKISVGDKMAGRHGNKGVISRILPEEDMPFLPNGEPVELVLNPLGVPSRMNIGQVLETHLGMAAKALGLHVETPVFNGAVEVDVEDMLEKAGFDRSGKTVLYDGRTGEAFDKAVTVGYMYILKLHHLVDDKIHGRSTGPYSLVTQQPLGGKAQFGGQRFGEMEVWALEAYGASHTLREMLTVKSDDVVGRVKTYEAIVKGENTPEPGIPESFRVLLKEMQSLCLDAKIFTEDEEELQIAEEDEDFNDTAKKLGLDMDLTLDSDKEDEKENVDEEDGDEE from the coding sequence ATGGCAAATTTAAAAAGAGAAAGGTATAGTTTTGCCAAGTTTGAAGATGCACTAGAAGTGCCTGATTTAATACAGACACAGGTCGAATCATATGATCAATTTCTAGACAAAGGATTAAAAGAGGTTTTTGAAGAAGTTTCACCTATTGAAGATTTTTCTGAAAATCTTATATTGGAATTTGTGGATTATTATTTAGCGGATCCCAATTACAAGGTTGAAGAATGTCGAGAACGAGATGCTACTTATTCTGCTCCTTTGCAGGTGAAGGTACGTCTTATTAATAGGGAGACAGGAGAAGTTAAGGAACAAGAAGTATTTATGGGAGACTTCCCTTTAATGACTGACAGAGGGACATTTATAATCAATGGAGCGGAAAGAGTTGTTGTAAATCAATTAATTCGTTCCTCCGGTGTTTATTTTGATGACGAGAGAACTAAGGATGGAAGAAGATTAATCTCAGCAAATCTAATACCTAATAGAGGTGCGTGGATTGAGTTTGAATTTGATAAAAAGCGTATTGTTTCTGTTAGGGTAGACCGTACACGAAAAATGCCGTCAACAGTCTTGTTTAGAGCATTGGGATATAGTAGTGATGTTGAATTGCTTGAATTATTTGGTGAACATGATGTGATTCAAGACACCATTGAAAGAGACAACACAGATTCCACAGATGAAGCTTTAATAGAACTATATAAAAGATTACGTCCTGGAGAACCACCAACTGTAGAAAGTGCAAAAAATTTAATTGAATCATTATTCTTTGATCCCAAAAGATATGATATGGCTGCAGTAGGTCGCTATAAGTTAAATAAAAAACTTGAATTAGATGTAGATATAAATAAAAGATGTCTTGATAAAAAAGATATAGTGGAAACTGTGCGATATATGTTAAAGTTAATAGATAGACATCCAGATGCTATCATCGATGATATTGACCATTTAGGAAACCGTCGTTTGAAAACTGTTGGGGAATTATTACAAAATCAATTTAGGATTGGTCTTTCAAGAATGGAAAGAGTTGTAAAAGAAAGGATGACAATACAGGATATAGATGTAGTTACACCACAGGCTTTGATAAACACACGTCCTGTAGTAGCATCAATCCAAGAATTTTTTGGTAGCAGTCAGTTGTCTCAGTTTATGGATCAAACTAATCCTCTGTCAGAGTTGGCACATAAAAGAAGAGTTAGTGCCCTTGGACCTGGAGGATTGAGTAGGGATAGAGCAGGATTTGAGGTGCGTGATGTTCATCATTCCCATTACGGTAGAATATGTCCTATAGAAACACCTGAAGGTCCTAATATTGGTTTAATTGGACAAATGAGTACTTATGCTAAAATTAATCCATTTGGTTTTGTAGAAACACCTTATCGTAAGGTTGTAGATGGAAAACCTAGTTATGATATAGAATATCTTACAGCGGATGAGGAAGATAGGTATATTGTAGCACAAGCTAATGAGTCTGTGGATGAAAATGGTTATTTTGCAAATGAACATGTTATCTGTCGCTATAAAGGTGAAATTTTAGAAATGGAGCCAGAGAAGATTGACTATATGGATGTTTCACCTAAACAACTTGTAGGTGTATCTGCTTCTATGATACCTTTTTTAGAAAATGATGATGCTAATAGGGCTTTGATGGGGGCGAATATGCAGCGGCAGGCAGTACCGTTATTAATGCCTGATGCACCTGTTGTAGGTACTGGTATGGAATATAAAGCTGCTAAGGATTCAGGAGCAGTTATTGTTGCCAAAAATTCAGGAACGGCAGTGAAGGTTACTGGTGATAATATCTTAATAAAAACAGATGATGGTAATATTGATAGCTATCGATTATTGAAATTTAAGAGATCTAATCAAGGTAGTTGTGTAAATCAACGTCCTATTGTAAGGCGAGGTGATCGCGTAGAAAAAGGTGATACAATAGCAGACGGACCATCAACGGAACATGGAGAGATGGCACTTGGTAGAAATACATTGATTGCTTTTATGCCATGGGAAGGTTACAATTATGAAGATGCTATATTGATAAGTGAGCGCTTGGTGCAAGAGGATGCTTTTACTTCAATTCATATAGAAGAACATGAAGCGGAAGCGCGAGATACTAAACTAGGTCCGGAAGAAATAACTAGAGATATTCCGAATGTAGGAGAAGCTGCTTTAAAGAACCTTGATGACAGGGGTATTATACGAGTTGGAGCAGAAGTAAAAGAAGGAGATATATTGGTTGGTAAAGTTACTCCAAAAGGAGAAACTGAACTATCTGCTGAAGAAAGGCTTTTGCGAGCTATTTTCGGAGAGAAAGCAAGAGAAGTAAGAGATACATCTTTGAAAGTTCCACATGGAGAGCAAGGAATTGTAGTAGATGTTAAAGTTTTTTCTAGAGAACAAGGCGATGAATTAAAGCCAGGTGTAAATAGATTGGTTAGAGTTTATATTGCAACAAAACGTAAAATATCTGTTGGAGATAAAATGGCAGGGCGTCACGGTAATAAAGGTGTTATTTCCCGTATATTACCTGAAGAAGATATGCCTTTCTTACCGAATGGAGAACCTGTTGAACTGGTGCTAAATCCTTTGGGTGTACCTTCTCGTATGAACATTGGGCAGGTATTAGAAACCCACCTTGGTATGGCAGCGAAGGCCCTGGGTTTACATGTTGAAACTCCTGTTTTTAATGGAGCGGTTGAAGTAGATGTAGAGGATATGCTAGAAAAAGCTGGTTTTGATAGAAGTGGAAAGACAGTTCTGTATGATGGAAGGACTGGTGAAGCTTTTGACAAAGCTGTAACTGTGGGTTATATGTATATTCTTAAATTACATCACTTGGTTGATGATAAGATACATGGCCGTTCTACTGGTCCTTACTCCTTGGTAACTCAACAACCTCTTGGTGGTAAAGCACAATTTGGAGGTCAAAGATTTGGTGAAATGGAAGTATGGGCTCTGGAAGCTTATGGAGCATCACATACACTTAGGGAAATGCTTACAGTTAAATCTGATGATGTTGTGGGTAGGGTTAAAACCTATGAGGCTATAGTTAAGGGAGAAAATACTCCTGAACCAGGAATTCCAGAATCTTTTAGGGTATTACTAAAAGAGATGCAGAGTTTATGTTTGGATGCTAAGATTTTCACTGAAGATGAGGAAGAGTTACAAATTGCTGAAGAAGATGAGGATTTTAATGATACAGCAAAAAAATTGGGTCTGGATATGGATTTGACCCTTGATAGTGATAAAGAAGATGAAAAAGAAAATGTAGATGAAGAAGATGGCGACGAAGAATAA